From the Elusimicrobiota bacterium genome, the window ATTTACGCGCAGCACGCGTTATGCGGCATGCCGCATGGAAACTTAAGTCTAAAGGAGGGGCTTTACAAGAGTTAAAAGAAGTTGCTATATTGTCTGAGTGAGGTCAAACTCGCTGAAAAACTCCGGTATTGCTTTTGAATAATCCTTAATAGCTTTATCAAATAATCCTTTGTTTTCTAATACATACCCCCTATTACTGTATGCTTCAGCATTTTGGGGATCTATTTGTATTGCTTTTGAATAATCCTTAATAGCTTTATCAAATATCCTTCTTTCTCTATAGCTATTACCTCGATTGAAGTACGCTTGTTCTAATTTAGGTTGTATTCTTATTGCCTTTGTATAATCCTCAATTGCTTTGTCAAATAACTTCATTTCGTCATAAGCGTTTCCTCTATTATAATACGTTTGAGCAAATCTTGGATTCATCTCGATAGCTTTTGTGTAATCATCAATTGCTTTATCAAATAGTCTTTTCCTAATATAAACAATACCACGGTTATTATAAGCATCCTCGTACTTTGGATTTAGTTCTATTGCCTTTGTAAAATCTGTTATTGCCTTTTCAAATAATCCTTTTTTTCCATAAATAATTCCTCGATTGTTGTATGCTTCTGGATGTTTTGGATTTATCTCGATAACTTTTGAGTAATCTTCAATCTGTTTGTCAACCAATCCTTTGATCCCATAGACCCACCCTCGGGAATAATATGCATCTGCATACTTTGGATCTATGTTAATGGCTTTTGTATAATTTTCTATTGCCTCATTATACAATTCTAATTCAATTGATCCGTTCCCTTTATTGAAACATTGAAGAGCTGTTATATCTACACCCTGGGTTGGTTCAACCATAATAGATTCTGAAAACGCAGTATTTGGTAGTAAGATGATCAAAAATATGAATATAATCTTTAACATATTTATTATTCTACCAAATATTTGTGGTATGTCAAAACAGGAATTGTTCACGACGGAAGAAAAAATGGAGGTGAGGGGGATCGAACCTCCCTCAAAAACTGTAAGTGAACTAAGTCAACCTCGTCCCCTCCCCGCTCCTAAGTTTTACGCTTTAATCTTGTTTTTCAATTTCAGTGTTATAAGGAAAGACAGTACTATCATCACCCCAACAACGATAAAATGCGGCACTACACCCCAGTTTTCAATCGTAATCCCTGAGAGTATTGGCGCTAACCCCGCGCCGGTCGCACCCGCAGCAATCGCTAACCCCACAAACGTACCCGTATTTTTTTTGAATATACTCCCTATAACCGCAACGATTAACGGCCAAATAACCGCGCAGGCACCGCCGAACATGAGGTATAACACTACCGCTGCACCCGAGTTTTTTACAAACAATAACAACAGTGTTATTGGTACTAACACACCGTAAAGAATGGTTATCATAGTGATTGAATTCCATTGTTCGGGCACTTTGGTTAGTAACAACCTCCCGATGATCATCATCACCCAAAACCCGGAAAGTGTCCACTGCGGTACCGGTTCTGTCGTCCCGAAATAACTTTTCATAGTGTACGGTATCCAGCTTGCTATAGCTGTTTCGTAATATACGTAAATAAACAATAATACGCATAACGCGATGAATACCGGCGATAAAAAGTCGTGCAAGCTCATCTTTTCTTCCGTACCACCAGCAGAGGGTTCAGTTTTTGCAATCCCGTAATCCGCAAATCCTTGCAGTACCAACCCTATGGACGAAACTCCCGCGACGATGTATACCACAACCCGCCATGAAATGTTGTTACCGAACGCCACACCAGCGATAAAACCTCCGGCGATCGCGCCGATACAAAAAAATGCCTGGCTTAACGTCACAATCCCGCGGGTATTATCACTATGCAGTTTTAACATTAACGTCGTCGTTGCGGACTCCATAATCCCGCCCCCGAGCCCCATGATAAACATTATCAGGTAAAACAGTGGCAATATTTGCACTGACGGAAGGGTTAGTAAGCACAAAAAGTTAGCGGCATATCCCGCAATAAAAACAGGTTTTATCCCAAACTTTTCACTCCAGCTATTATTAAACGATGAGGATATCGCGAACCCTATGAAGTACACCCCGAGGATTACGCCCATGAGGTCAGGTTTTATCCCAAAATCCTGGCCGATAATGTACAACCCGGCAATGAACGTGTTGAACACCAGCGCAAAAGATGTCAACCCGA encodes:
- a CDS encoding MFS transporter; the encoded protein is MFSNKKSLTLISFVGLTSFALVFNTFIAGLYIIGQDFGIKPDLMGVILGVYFIGFAISSSFNNSWSEKFGIKPVFIAGYAANFLCLLTLPSVQILPLFYLIMFIMGLGGGIMESATTTLMLKLHSDNTRGIVTLSQAFFCIGAIAGGFIAGVAFGNNISWRVVVYIVAGVSSIGLVLQGFADYGIAKTEPSAGGTEEKMSLHDFLSPVFIALCVLLFIYVYYETAIASWIPYTMKSYFGTTEPVPQWTLSGFWVMMIIGRLLLTKVPEQWNSITMITILYGVLVPITLLLLFVKNSGAAVVLYLMFGGACAVIWPLIVAVIGSIFKKNTGTFVGLAIAAGATGAGLAPILSGITIENWGVVPHFIVVGVMIVLSFLITLKLKNKIKA
- a CDS encoding tetratricopeptide repeat protein; the protein is MLKIIFIFLIILLPNTAFSESIMVEPTQGVDITALQCFNKGNGSIELELYNEAIENYTKAINIDPKYADAYYSRGWVYGIKGLVDKQIEDYSKVIEINPKHPEAYNNRGIIYGKKGLFEKAITDFTKAIELNPKYEDAYNNRGIVYIRKRLFDKAIDDYTKAIEMNPRFAQTYYNRGNAYDEMKLFDKAIEDYTKAIRIQPKLEQAYFNRGNSYRERRIFDKAIKDYSKAIQIDPQNAEAYSNRGYVLENKGLFDKAIKDYSKAIPEFFSEFDLTQTI